The Montipora foliosa isolate CH-2021 chromosome 1, ASM3666993v2, whole genome shotgun sequence DNA segment GTGTTCTCGCCTGTCGCAGCCGTTGCTAAATAACGAGCATCCGAGCCGCAACCAATCACAATGGGACGTTGAGTGTGGACCCAGTCTTCCTGTTGGGGCTTTCCCACATCCGAGATAAACTTGAGTATTTTTATACCTCTTTGATCCACGTGAAGAACAATGATCGCTGATTGGTCTCTAGAAGTAACATATAAATCATAGCCCGCGTCACGACGGTAAAAAGCGAGCTGGCTGAGTAACAGGTTTGACTCGATTTCTTGAAACAAGAATAGTTGGCCTGCGGGGTCAATGTACTGGGTCAAAATCGCGTAATAGTTTAATGTTATTACAAAACGGCCGTCAGGCGACGCAAACGAAGTTCCGAAGTTGTATTCACTCATTGCTTGTAACTGATCTTCTTTTAAATCAATCACTAGTTGTGCTTTGGTGTCGCGGTCCTCATTCGTGTAGCACTGTACGAAAGCAAGATTTCGACTTTCAGATACTGCCAAACCAAATGTTCCATGGCATTGGTATTCGCTCAGGTTATAAAACTTGGAAAATTCCATTGTAGACAGGTCCACCTCATGGAACCCTGTTTCAAAAATATGAGTCACGTAGCCATAGTTTGTTTTTGCTGTTTCTGCGCCTATTAGTTCGCAGTTTTCCGCTGCAAAAAAGCCATGCACGGACTGTGAGTTGTCATCCATTGTTTGAACTTTGATTGACGTATGCTCTGTCATTTTGCTGGCTTCTGGAATCACAAATACTGTCCCGTTGTCGTCTTCATCCTCAGTGAGAGTTTCCAGCGATTTGTCTGCCCAAGACAAAACCCACACAGCATCcaaagatctttaaaaaagGGAAATGGAAAATTAGGACTACAGTGAGGGAAAATGGGTTCGTAATTATTATGCATTTTGTGAAGCGAGAGACTATTTCTTAATCTCTCTTTTCTGTAAAAATGTACAACATTACAATCACCTTTAATACACGTTGATACTATTTCCTAGGGTCTTTTAAAATAACTAAGAATGATGCTACCGTTACAGACtttgaaccaaaaaaaaaacaaataatgaaaGTGTTCGTAGCATTTCGTTGCGTAATTTCTGACAACCAGTagcaaatttaaataaaaaggcTGAATGGTCGCGTGAGAAAAGGAATAGTTAAAGACAGATGAGATGTGCTAACTGCAACCCACAGCAAAAACAAGAAAGCCGGGGAAAAAAGTATTCTCTGCTTTTGTTAATAAAAGATAGGAGACCTCAAATTCCTTCGGTGAGTCAGTGAAACATGATGAACTGGTTATTGACCTCTTCCATTAAACATAACTTTTCATGCGTACATGCATCCCTTCTTTAGGCAAAAGAGAAACAACACATGAAAAACACGAGAACTCGTAGCAAAGAAAAATTGAGAGGATTTTTGCCTTGTAATTTCCCCAACCATTTCGAATTTTGAAAAATTCCCGACACAAAATCAGGCTCTCACCTAAAATATTTTAGCTGGTAGGGATAGTCATCTATCTTAACTTCCTGGACAAACTTTTGAGCCGCTACGTCTAACACGAGCACCCTTTGACCCAGAAAGTCCGCAACGTAGAGGTGTTTGGAGTTGATGTTCACAGCACCACCCCAGTTACAAGCTCTGTCTCGACCTCTTGTGCATATGGTTGATTGAGTACcatttatgacgtcatcagctgGGATGTGACTGACAGCGGACAAGTTCTCCGGATTAATGACGTAGACACCATCGTTTGCAAAAGCGTAAAACGCCTCTCCGCCTTGAACATAAACAGTTAAAAGATGTGAATGAATCTTCCGGTGCATCAGTAGAAACAAACATTGGTGGCAAAACTCAATCAATCAACCGATGgcatttatttatacacggtggCAGGGAAAATGTAAGCAGATGATAAACTGACGAGACCGTGTTGTAAAATAAAGAACTGGGGCCgattgctcgaagcctggttagcgctaaccgttggttagagcgagtttcaattgagtgtcgtaaaaccaaaaccaaagtaattactttggccaatcaaaaaggaaggagacaatccagtaaaccaatcaaaactcgaagtaattacaagtagccgacacaaagcgcgggaaaatgtgcacgcgcgagccacgattggttttggtttcacttctgattggttgggaAACTCAGCGCGAGAAATTTGGaccagtcactgagtgaagtaatcataaaccaaagtaattatctaattactttcggcacttaattgaaaaccgctctgagaggtatcaaaacctataagtttccatggtatttaacgctggttagcattaaccatgcttcgagcaacccaggcctgAAGGTTTGAATCTGGATTTAAGAGCTGATAAATTGAAACATTAAAATACGTTCCTTAAAGTACATAGGAAAAACTGAACTGAATCTCTGACTTAAAAAGTAGATTCCGTCATTGTTGACGTCAAAGATAAAACCATAATCATCCGCCAGGCTTGATAGGTGTTTCAAAAGAGTATGATCATTTAAAAGCCTTTTTACTTTTAAAGCTATTGAATTCTCTTTAAATAATTGAATCGTCCAAAGGGTTCCAGACTGTACTGCCGTGCACGGCCCCGGGAGAATTTTGAACTTTTCAGCGTTTCTGTTCATGGTTCTGGGAGTGCAAGTTTATTATCGCCCCCGAGTGAATACAAAGAGTTTCGTCTCTGAAACAGAATACTAAGAGGGGTGGTATATTTTATAGTCTGCGCAGCTGGCGATATTGTTGGCACCAGAGGCAAATTAACGAGCGGCGAggccgcgcggagaatgggaaGGGGCGCTATGAAATACTGTATTTCACAACGCCCCTTCCCATTCTCCGCGCCGGCATTAACACCACCTACGCGGGCTATAGATTTTGTTGATCTATGCAATGTAAACGCGACAACCACCAATTCGCTCCTTTCAGGAACTCAACACTTGG contains these protein-coding regions:
- the LOC138005475 gene encoding follistatin-related protein 5-like, which produces MLCELAPPKMKTTTLAFIIFTFVFLRPLVLGGSNERKMNLAKNKKCSLLCPPGRECHIQSDGKTKCVCLARCKKRFHPVCGSDGNLYDSHCELHRTACLSGEKISIDFKMMNCLKTKHSIDGCHDHKLYKMKQLILAMCHKKKHKEVTSASVIDELYLRYNRDGDHRVSGFELKKLITDYVIYPSIKELAEVCHATKWLKSGDQDENGYLSKAEFLQSFASKPEVDIFQDEKQSLPGSSLTLQCQVRGYPVSSVTWFKDQMRLKKNGRVSMSPEGRLSIKDLGAGDNGVYTCEAINDLGLDRKQVEIKVVEPVAQIPVKGGEAFYAFANDGVYVINPENLSAVSHIPADDVINGTQSTICTRGRDRACNWGGAVNINSKHLYVADFLGQRVLVLDVAAQKFVQEVKIDDYPYQLKYFRSLDAVWVLSWADKSLETLTEDEDDNGTVFVIPEASKMTEHTSIKVQTMDDNSQSVHGFFAAENCELIGAETAKTNYGYVTHIFETGFHEVDLSTMEFSKFYNLSEYQCHGTFGLAVSESRNLAFVQCYTNEDRDTKAQLVIDLKEDQLQAMSEYNFGTSFASPDGRFVITLNYYAILTQYIDPAGQLFLFQEIESNLLLSQLAFYRRDAGYDLYVTSRDQSAIIVLHVDQRGIKILKFISDVGKPQQEDWVHTQRPIVIGCGSDARYLATAATGENTVVILDAERREMVGKVEGIKGARAIVWLGHEE